The following coding sequences lie in one Acidobacteriota bacterium genomic window:
- a CDS encoding fumarate hydratase has product MNLIDPGPDRAVYRKIAVRGVSKTACAGRPALRVADGALKALAGEAFTDLAFNLRPDFLAAMRRILDDPEAPANDRFVAEAVLRNAVIAAEGVLPLCQDTGSIQIFAFRGHLVITDGRDEDILAAAASEVYRKRNLRYSIMAPLTVMDEVNTGTNLPAQVDLQAASGPEYRFFFMAKGGGSSNKIALFQESKARLEDGVLEAFLAEKIMALGVAACPPYRIAVVVGGLSPEMTLKAVKLASAGFLDGLPRRGSKRGAAFRDPGWEERLMALARATGLGAQFGGKWLAHEARFVRLPRHAGSCPIGIGVSCNADRGLRGKITAEGVFLEAVERHPARFLEGARPAGPAAAVAVDIERPIGEILDKLRGLPVGTLVRLNGPLVVARDIAHARLARLLRETGDVPDYFKRHPVYYAGPAKTPRGLASGSFGPTTAQRMDGYLGDFMKAGASLVSIGKGNRTAPAIEALKACGGVFLGTIGGAAALIAKEHIVSSETIDFADLGMEAVRRIVVRDLPAFVIYDGRGGDLYATSRRLSG; this is encoded by the coding sequence GCGGGTTGCCGACGGCGCCCTGAAAGCCCTGGCCGGGGAGGCCTTCACCGACCTGGCCTTCAACCTCCGGCCCGATTTCCTGGCGGCCATGCGCCGCATCCTCGACGACCCGGAGGCCCCGGCCAACGACCGCTTCGTGGCCGAGGCCGTCCTGCGCAACGCGGTCATCGCCGCCGAGGGCGTCCTGCCGCTCTGCCAGGACACGGGCTCGATCCAGATCTTCGCCTTTCGCGGCCACCTGGTGATAACCGACGGCCGGGACGAGGACATCCTGGCCGCCGCCGCGTCGGAGGTCTACCGGAAGCGCAACCTGCGCTACTCGATCATGGCCCCGCTCACGGTCATGGACGAGGTCAACACCGGGACGAACCTGCCGGCCCAGGTCGACCTCCAGGCCGCCTCCGGCCCGGAGTACCGGTTCTTCTTCATGGCCAAGGGCGGCGGCTCGTCCAACAAGATCGCCCTGTTCCAGGAGTCCAAGGCCCGGCTCGAGGACGGCGTCCTCGAGGCCTTCCTGGCCGAGAAGATCATGGCCCTGGGCGTGGCCGCCTGCCCGCCCTACCGCATCGCCGTGGTCGTCGGCGGCCTGTCACCCGAGATGACCCTCAAGGCCGTCAAGCTGGCCTCGGCCGGCTTCCTCGACGGGCTGCCCAGGCGCGGCTCGAAGAGGGGCGCCGCCTTCCGCGATCCGGGGTGGGAAGAGCGGCTGATGGCGCTGGCCCGGGCGACCGGGCTCGGAGCCCAGTTCGGCGGCAAGTGGCTGGCCCACGAGGCCCGCTTCGTCCGCCTGCCGCGCCACGCCGGCTCGTGCCCGATCGGCATCGGCGTCTCCTGCAACGCCGACCGCGGCCTGCGCGGCAAGATCACGGCCGAGGGCGTCTTCCTGGAGGCCGTGGAGCGCCATCCGGCCCGCTTCCTAGAAGGGGCGCGGCCGGCCGGCCCGGCCGCCGCCGTGGCCGTCGACATCGAACGGCCGATCGGGGAGATCCTGGACAAGCTCCGCGGCCTTCCGGTCGGCACGCTGGTCAGGTTGAACGGGCCGCTCGTCGTGGCCCGCGACATCGCCCACGCCCGGCTGGCCCGCCTCCTGCGCGAGACGGGAGACGTGCCGGACTACTTCAAGCGCCACCCCGTCTATTACGCCGGCCCGGCCAAGACGCCGCGCGGCCTGGCCTCGGGCAGCTTCGGCCCGACCACGGCCCAGCGCATGGACGGCTACCTGGGGGATTTCATGAAGGCCGGGGCCTCGCTCGTCTCGATCGGCAAGGGCAACCGGACCGCGCCAGCGATCGAAGCGTTGAAGGCCTGCGGCGGCGTCTTCCTGGGCACGATCGGCGGGGCGGCGGCCCTGATCGCCAAGGAGCACATCGTCTCGAGCGAGACGATCGACTTCGCCGACCTTGGGATGGAGGCGGTGCGCCGCATCGTGGTCAGGGACCTGCCCGCCTTCGTCATCTACGACGGCCGGGGCGGCGACCTCTACGCTACTTCGCGGCGGCTTTCGGGATGA
- a CDS encoding DUF3857 domain-containing protein gives MRRTPARCRSPRIALAVVPALVAAALVLLPARPAAAQGWPALTPEEKAMTDCPLQPGADAVWLYREIVEDQEDIKRTVFKRLKILKESGRDHANIEIPYYSGSQKVSNLEARLIGPNGTITPFTGQVFDKTALRYRRLRVALKTFAVPDVEVGSIIDLRYKIEADLGGSSGSDDEDLSESLQLSGSHPTEGGMPRSSEFLSFPAAHWDLQDDLFTVRAKYRFVSFPYIGLLFMGPCRLSWVSHNLEPVRPEIKNMRLELSLENIPPFEGEELMTSEQAEQISLDVFYLAAKISDRDEYWKRESRAWQKAAERFIGDPDKVSAKALELIGDETDPAGKLKRLYAGVQKIRNLSYEKGLTRNQRKAQDIKSNRGVVDVIGRGYGVRSDITRTFVALARAAGFEAEPVRIANRDDKIFRVSLWSFYSQLDAEAAQVKLGGQALLFDPATPFCPFGLVHWTRSNAAGLRYSDAPPAFFVTPASPPDQGLTRREAALALDLRGGLAGTVRTTYTGHKALIRRLEHIHDDAGSRTKDLEKELADALPMGAAVSLTKLENADGSDPDLVATFSVSIPGLGAVAGDKMILPVSPLAGEAQYPFRHAERRYPVYFPFPYREIDDIVVTLPEGLAAEVRPEDLKEQNDFASYSLACALEGPRRLRVRRDLVIRKSFFPIEQYKTLKALFDRVRAGDEAQVVLAASKKPPI, from the coding sequence ATGCGCCGGACCCCCGCTCGATGCCGGTCGCCCCGTATCGCGCTAGCCGTCGTCCCGGCCCTCGTCGCGGCGGCCCTCGTCCTCCTCCCGGCCCGGCCCGCCGCGGCCCAGGGCTGGCCGGCCCTGACCCCGGAGGAAAAGGCCATGACCGATTGCCCCCTGCAGCCCGGCGCGGACGCCGTCTGGCTCTACCGGGAGATCGTCGAAGACCAGGAGGATATCAAGCGCACGGTCTTCAAGCGGCTGAAGATCCTCAAGGAATCCGGCCGCGATCACGCCAATATCGAGATCCCTTATTATTCCGGCAGCCAGAAGGTATCCAACCTCGAGGCCAGGCTCATCGGGCCGAATGGGACCATCACGCCGTTCACCGGGCAGGTCTTCGACAAGACGGCCCTGCGCTATCGCCGCCTGCGCGTGGCCCTCAAGACCTTCGCCGTCCCCGACGTCGAGGTCGGCTCGATCATCGATCTCCGCTACAAGATCGAGGCCGATCTCGGCGGCTCTTCCGGCTCCGACGACGAGGACCTGTCGGAGAGCCTGCAGCTCTCCGGCAGCCATCCGACGGAGGGCGGCATGCCGCGGTCGAGCGAGTTCCTGTCCTTCCCGGCCGCCCACTGGGACCTTCAGGACGACCTCTTCACCGTCAGGGCCAAGTACCGGTTCGTCTCCTTTCCGTATATCGGCTTGCTTTTCATGGGCCCCTGCCGCCTGTCCTGGGTTTCGCACAACCTCGAGCCCGTCCGGCCGGAGATCAAGAACATGCGGCTCGAGCTGTCGCTCGAGAACATCCCGCCCTTCGAGGGGGAGGAACTGATGACCTCCGAGCAGGCCGAGCAGATATCGCTGGACGTCTTCTACCTGGCCGCCAAGATCAGCGACCGGGACGAGTACTGGAAACGGGAAAGCCGGGCTTGGCAGAAGGCCGCCGAAAGGTTCATCGGCGACCCGGACAAGGTCTCCGCCAAGGCCCTGGAGCTCATCGGGGACGAGACGGACCCGGCCGGGAAGCTGAAGAGGCTCTACGCCGGGGTCCAGAAGATCCGCAACCTCAGCTACGAGAAAGGCCTGACCCGGAACCAGCGTAAAGCTCAAGATATCAAGTCCAATCGAGGCGTCGTCGACGTCATCGGCCGCGGTTACGGCGTGCGCAGCGACATCACCAGGACTTTCGTGGCCCTGGCCCGGGCCGCCGGCTTCGAGGCCGAGCCGGTCCGCATCGCCAACCGGGACGACAAGATCTTCCGCGTCTCGCTGTGGTCTTTCTACAGCCAGCTCGACGCCGAGGCGGCCCAGGTCAAGCTGGGCGGCCAGGCCCTGCTCTTCGATCCCGCCACCCCCTTCTGCCCCTTCGGGCTCGTCCACTGGACCCGGTCGAACGCGGCCGGCCTGCGCTATTCCGACGCCCCGCCCGCGTTCTTCGTGACGCCCGCCTCTCCGCCGGACCAGGGCCTGACCCGGCGCGAGGCCGCGCTGGCGCTCGACCTCCGGGGCGGACTGGCCGGCACGGTCCGGACGACCTACACGGGCCACAAGGCCCTGATCCGTCGCCTCGAACACATCCACGACGACGCCGGGAGCCGCACTAAGGACCTGGAGAAGGAGCTGGCCGACGCCTTGCCCATGGGCGCCGCCGTCAGCCTGACCAAGCTCGAGAACGCCGACGGCAGCGACCCCGATCTCGTCGCCACGTTCAGCGTCTCCATCCCGGGCCTCGGCGCCGTTGCCGGCGACAAGATGATCCTGCCGGTCTCGCCCCTGGCGGGGGAGGCCCAATACCCCTTCCGCCACGCCGAGCGCAGATACCCGGTCTATTTCCCGTTCCCCTATCGCGAGATCGACGACATCGTCGTCACCCTGCCCGAAGGGCTGGCCGCCGAGGTCCGGCCGGAGGACCTGAAGGAGCAGAACGACTTCGCGAGCTATTCGCTTGCCTGCGCCTTGGAGGGGCCGCGACGGCTCCGAGTCCGGCGCGACCTCGTCATCAGGAAGAGCTTTTTCCCGATCGAGCAGTACAAGACCCTCAAGGCCCTGTTCGACCGAGTCCGGGCCGGCGACGAGGCCCAGGTCGTCCTGGCGGCGTCGAAAAAGCCGCCCATTTGA
- a CDS encoding DUF3857 domain-containing protein: MSDRGSVEGVVLSLFLAFFSFSAALVSSDASSARRPPAAAGSAAADDKPPQWLADEAARDLPAPPPPDAEALVLLDEQSTVINSRGVLTTTCRRATRVLRPGGVDPARRLILASAYDIKIKSMSGWVINKGGSTRQVTIKQVISSSLAPDTLYMDARMMMLSVPEVDVGSVVGFEWQEERTPPAVEDECLFQREFPVLRSRYALTLPAGWQPELAWINMPPVEPAGVTGPPPQALVFEVRDIPAIADEPRMPMPETLARRLLVRLKTARPGIRSFAGWADMGAWYEDLSGPRRLPDDTVRQKARDLCAGAADTLSKIRALAAFAQKEIRYVSIQIGLGGLQPHPAPGILANRYGDCKDKATLLAALLEAIGVRSHFIVINVNRGFVNPDSPVSLGGFNHVILAIRLPDDVPEAGLDGLVRHPRLGRLLVFDPTMPTTPLGRLPFYLQDNVGLLAAEGGGELMRLPRPAPEGNLLDRKGRLVLTADGTLAGEIVETRRGSEADSLRYAVQAATEAERRKYLETFLARSLASFTLQSYEFKNLEDDRGDLVVSYRVQAAGYAKRAGNYLVVRPRVVGSKAVDLAPKDRKPRRHPIDLGEAVLARDEFTIEVPDGRTADSPPGPVALDAGFAAYSSRVEAAGRTLVYRREYRLLEPLLPASRSEEALKFFLGVAADEQRSLLLKSPEPRRP, from the coding sequence TTGAGTGATCGCGGGTCTGTAGAAGGCGTCGTTCTTTCGCTCTTTCTTGCGTTTTTCTCGTTCTCCGCCGCGCTCGTTTCATCGGACGCGTCTTCGGCCCGACGCCCGCCCGCTGCCGCCGGAAGCGCCGCGGCCGACGACAAGCCGCCTCAGTGGCTGGCCGACGAGGCCGCCCGCGATCTTCCCGCCCCTCCCCCGCCGGACGCCGAGGCCTTGGTGCTCCTCGACGAGCAGTCGACGGTCATCAACTCCAGGGGCGTCCTGACGACGACCTGCCGCCGGGCCACCCGGGTCCTGCGGCCGGGCGGCGTGGATCCCGCCCGGCGCCTGATCCTGGCTTCGGCCTACGACATCAAGATCAAATCCATGTCCGGCTGGGTCATAAACAAGGGCGGCTCGACGCGCCAGGTGACCATTAAGCAGGTCATCTCCTCCTCCCTCGCCCCCGACACGCTGTACATGGACGCCAGGATGATGATGCTGTCCGTGCCCGAGGTGGACGTCGGCAGCGTCGTCGGCTTCGAATGGCAGGAGGAGCGCACCCCGCCGGCCGTCGAGGACGAATGCCTCTTCCAGCGGGAATTCCCGGTCCTCCGGTCCCGTTACGCGCTGACCCTGCCGGCCGGCTGGCAGCCTGAGTTGGCCTGGATCAACATGCCGCCGGTCGAGCCGGCCGGCGTGACCGGCCCGCCGCCCCAAGCCCTGGTCTTCGAGGTCCGCGACATCCCGGCCATCGCCGACGAGCCCCGCATGCCGATGCCGGAAACGTTGGCCAGGCGCCTCCTCGTCCGGCTCAAGACCGCGAGGCCCGGCATCCGCTCCTTCGCCGGCTGGGCCGACATGGGCGCCTGGTACGAGGACCTGAGCGGGCCGCGCCGGCTTCCGGACGACACGGTCAGGCAAAAGGCCCGGGATCTCTGCGCCGGGGCGGCCGACACCCTGTCGAAGATCCGGGCCCTGGCCGCGTTCGCCCAGAAGGAGATCCGCTACGTCTCCATCCAGATCGGCCTCGGCGGCCTGCAGCCCCACCCCGCCCCGGGCATCCTGGCCAACCGCTACGGCGACTGCAAGGACAAGGCGACCCTTCTGGCCGCCCTCCTCGAAGCTATCGGCGTCCGGTCGCACTTCATCGTCATCAACGTCAACCGGGGCTTCGTCAACCCGGACTCCCCCGTCTCTCTCGGCGGCTTCAACCACGTCATCCTGGCCATCCGCCTGCCCGACGACGTCCCGGAGGCCGGCCTCGACGGCCTGGTCCGCCACCCGCGCCTGGGCCGGCTCCTAGTCTTCGATCCGACCATGCCGACGACGCCGCTGGGCCGCCTGCCCTTCTATCTCCAGGACAACGTCGGCCTGCTCGCGGCCGAAGGCGGCGGCGAGCTGATGCGCCTGCCCAGGCCGGCTCCCGAGGGCAACCTCCTCGACCGCAAGGGCCGGCTGGTCCTGACGGCCGACGGGACCCTGGCCGGCGAGATCGTCGAGACCCGGCGCGGCTCCGAGGCCGACTCCCTGCGCTACGCCGTCCAAGCCGCGACCGAGGCGGAGCGCCGCAAGTACCTGGAGACTTTCCTGGCCCGCTCGCTCGCCTCGTTCACCCTCCAAAGCTACGAGTTCAAGAACCTCGAGGACGACCGGGGCGACCTGGTCGTCAGCTATCGCGTCCAGGCCGCCGGCTACGCCAAGCGCGCCGGGAATTACCTCGTCGTTCGGCCCCGGGTCGTCGGCTCCAAGGCCGTCGACCTTGCCCCGAAGGACAGGAAGCCCCGCCGCCATCCGATCGACCTCGGCGAAGCCGTCCTGGCCCGGGACGAATTCACGATCGAGGTCCCCGACGGCCGGACGGCCGACAGCCCGCCCGGGCCGGTCGCCCTCGACGCCGGGTTCGCCGCCTACTCCAGCCGCGTCGAAGCCGCAGGCCGGACGCTCGTCTACCGTCGCGAGTACCGCCTGCTCGAGCCGCTCCTTCCGGCCTCCCGCTCGGAGGAGGCCCTCAAGTTCTTCCTCGGGGTGGCCGCCGACGAGCAGCGGAGCCTGCTCCTGAAGTCCCCGGAGCCTAGGAGGCCGTAA
- a CDS encoding DUF4177 domain-containing protein codes for MKLSRSTTVLINVALILLVALLAKALLTAPAGAGAAVAREYKVVAYPSTGQNVGQMLNEYANDGWRFVFAFEFGRPPYSLIFER; via the coding sequence ATGAAATTGTCGAGATCCACAACTGTCCTGATCAACGTCGCCCTGATCCTGCTCGTCGCCCTGCTGGCCAAGGCGCTCCTGACCGCTCCGGCCGGCGCCGGGGCCGCCGTGGCCCGGGAGTACAAGGTCGTGGCCTACCCATCGACGGGCCAGAACGTTGGGCAGATGCTCAACGAGTATGCCAACGACGGCTGGCGGTTCGTCTTCGCCTTCGAGTTCGGCCGCCCGCCGTACAGCCTGATCTTCGAGCGCTGA